The Mya arenaria isolate MELC-2E11 chromosome 15, ASM2691426v1 genomic sequence GAATTGAATACTGTATTATACTGTGTATtaaggacgctagcatagataggactccggcaaaaaaatatgtgaaaaaatcaggtaaaaaacaaatacatagatacaatgtgatgaaaaatgtcaaaatcagcagccaacattaatttttatttgatttttcaagttttattgaatcGTGAGAATGGCAGAGGTTGTTAAATAGTATAGCATatgtacataaatgataaaataacaataataataatcccAACGTCGCTCTCTGTTGTtgcaaaattgtaaaacaacagctgtatattgtatgaaaatCATACCAATTGTTATCAACACATCAACACCTTCAGTTAAGTATTACAAACACGTGGTATAATGAGACGAACAAGACTGCCATTACAACAGTTTGTACTTTGTATCCGGGATGTTACTATAGCAAGGAAGAGGAAGTTTTTCATACCTTCACACATTTACAATGCACAATGATTCCACTTCACAATGtccatggtcattaatatttgaatactgCAAAAAGTTCCatatgacaaaaatgaaaacaaacacattttcttccatttatttttctattaaagaaAATTCGGCCAGAACTGCActaggaaaaaaaatattaaaaaaatgtataatgtaatagattaggcattttttaaaatcaaatttcaggTAAAAAGTTTGTCCTATACACAGTGAAATATAGTACTCCCCTAGCAAATGATGCAGATCTGATACAAATTTGCAAAATTTACTATTACACTATATAGTCCAAAATCTGAAACTATGggaaattaaatttaagttaggtatagtttttctttatactgaCCTTACATTTCTATACGAATCATGTGTACCAAGCTATTCAAAACTAAGCATACcaaattattacaaattttatataaaaacactgTTACAgaaagtttggaagtatattactccctagaaatgggttaatACTTCCAAATTTGATTCCTTGGAAGCACAAAAACTTCTATAATTTTGGAGAAAACTTTCAAAGTAGAAAGCTtagaagttcaaaatatcaaaaccgggtgtcaatattacttttattgtcGCAGTTTTGATCAGTCTTAAGTAAAATgagtaattattatataaatctgTTAATTTGGCAAGTTATATATGTAGTtgcatatcattatttttaacacaCTAGTTGAAAAATGGTGGGGAAAAAATTgagagacttaaacttccaaatttcagtgaaaaacattCCAATATTCAGATGGACAGAAAGTTTaaacttccagtttcaaattatcttaatggaagccctgacTGTAGATTTCTCACATTTTCCTTAACCATGTAATTCACCAGCATGATAGACATTACTGATAATAGTTtttcaatacaaacttaaacatGCCATGTTTTTAAGGTGGATTCTCAACTACCAGGCTTCACATATGACTTTGCCCTGGGCCTGCTGAGGAAGGCCGAGATACAGGACAAACTTGATATGAGTGAGACCCTACTCAGACTTGGTGGAACTCCAGAGTCTGAAGGTATGTAGATAAAGAGCTATTATCTACCGCTTGTAACAAAACTACCAATGGCTGTTTTCAAGTTTTGAAAGCATGGAATGATTGTGGCTTTAACTTCACCCCAATCCTCTAagtgtataattttatgaagCTGTGTATTAACTTGATACCCTGTCTACCGATGGCATACAGGAAGTCAAAACAAACTAATTGCAGCTGTCTGGAATTGGTGTATTCCCATCATGTGACATTAAGTATTGTAGAAGCCAATTATGTGGTCCTAATAGTTTGTATTGGTGTAGCATCAAATGTGTAGAAATGTATTAGTCACATGTTAACCATGGACAAACAACTGCGTGTGGTGTTTGATTGAATAAATTCTTTTGTTAAGCAAGTAAGATAATTATAAAGGGCAGTTGTAATCCGGTATACGCATCATATCGATGATCTGTTTACATTGAAGACCTGAGAATCACAAGGCCAGAAAATACATTCCAAGAACTCAATAGATGTGCTGTGGCGCTGAAAAAAATCCTCAGCAGAATTCCTGAACAGATTTACGACAGAAAACAGTTTCTAGAAACAATCAAGTAAGAAACGTACATTATCCATggttgatataattttaaataacatgtatatttcaagttttaattggtactaaaaaatatcatgtatgaGAAATATTGTTCTTTATGGTGGTTTAAgtagacatatattttatcatttagtgcaataaagtattaaaaattacCTGTTTATTAATGTATATTATGAAGACATATAATTTATTGTGAATTATATATGGACTGAGCAATAAATAATCACAAGTGCCAGCTGGTAAATTGTCATATACAGTAACAGTATATTTTTCGCTTGttagaagaaaaaaagtacTTATGTTGCCTGAGACATTGCACACATGTTTAGCAAGGCTCATAACTACATAATAACTGTCAAGAGATAGGTCTATGTTCATTATCTcctgataaacaacaacagatgGGCACATACAGACACGCATGGGCAACCCCCTTTGCATTGTTCTTTTTGGTGTGttacagttgtttttttccatcaGTGATTCACTTTTACGAAGATCAAAGCAAAGATTTCTTTTCCAGAGAGATCGCGAGCGCAATCAAGTTGCTGTTGGACGCTGTTAACCGCGTTATTGGCGAGGTGCCGTCTTCTGAGAACGGAAGCAAACAAGTAGGTTACATTCCACTTATTTAAATGTGGATTCTTTTTTTTTGAGAAAGGTCTAGTATAGGTGTCCAACTCCGAGCCGCCAAGATGTTgagggtttg encodes the following:
- the LOC128220354 gene encoding programmed cell death protein 10-like; its protein translation is MAHSDSHKALYAKMIVDVVLSPLFERLEKKDLAASQTLRAAFTKVDSQLPGFTYDFALGLLRKAEIQDKLDMSETLLRLGGTPESEDLRITRPENTFQELNRCAVALKKILSRIPEQIYDRKQFLETIKEIASAIKLLLDAVNRVIGEVPSSENGSKQILEDRKREFVRYSKKFSNTLKEFFREPNQNHNVFLSANYLTYQTNLILRTVKQECG